AGTGGCCGGCGCCTTCCTTGGCGGAACCGAGGCCGCGGGCGCGGCCGACAGGGGATTCGAGGCTCATTGTCGTGCGCTCCCGATTACAGGCCGAAGATCCAGGCCAGCACGGTCAGCACCGCAGCGGCGCCCACGACCATGCGGCCCGACTTGTCGGCCTCGGCGATCTCGTAGCCACGGCCCTTGTCCCAGAACAGGTGACGGATGCCGTTGCACAGGTGATAGAACAGGGCGCCGGTCCAGCCGAACAGCACCAGCTTGCCCAGCCAGGAGCCGAGCACCGCCTGGGCATGGCCGTAGGCGACGGGGCCGTAAGCGGCCGAAGCCAGCCAATACGCCAGAACGATGGTGCCGACCGCGAGGGCGATACCGGTGATACGGTGGCTGATGGACAGGATGGCCGTGAACGGCATCCGATAAACCTGGATATGAGGCGAAAGCGGCCGGGTGCGCGTTGTCATGGCAATAGCCCCTGAAATACGGACGACGAGGGCCTGTGATCGGCCCTTTGCGGCGATGCGGTGTAGGTGTTTAGCCCCTCGCGCCCTTGGAGTCAACGATGGGGACCACACTTTCCGGCGGGAAATCCTACCCGGAGGGAGTAGGACGGAACGCCGGGACGGGTGTGATACGGCAAAATGGCTGGAGTGAAACGCTTTTAAGGGATGGCTGGAATTCGAAGGGAGATGCGAGGGGACGGGTCCCCTCGCATCCTTTACCTTACGCCCTGCGGGGCATCAGCACCGTGTAGTCGAAATCCAGCACCACCGCCGGGTCGAAATCCTTGCCGTTCTCCGCCTTGAACGGGAAGGCGGCGCAAGGCTGGTTCTTGGTAGCGATCAGGCGCAGGCGCAGCGCGCCCACGTCCTTGCGGCCGGGCACCTCGATCTTCTCCACCACTTCGGTCCAGGCGTGGATGGTATCGCCGGCGAAGGTGGGGTTGGTGTGCCGCCCGCCGTTGATGGCGACCAGCTTGAAGGCGTTGCCCAGGCCGTTGAACGACAGGGCGCGGGCGAGAGAGATGATGTGGCCGCCATAGATCAGGCGGCGGCCGAAGCGGCCCTGGCCCTCGGTATACTGGTTGAAGTGCACCTTGGCGGTGTTCTGCCACAGGCGGGTGGCCATCATGTGCTCGGCTTCCTCGATGGTCATGCCGTCCACGTGGTCGACCTTCTCGCCCACCGCGTAGTCGTCCCACAGATGCGGGCTGCCGGCCAGGGTGGTGTCATAGGCGTCGAGCTTGAGCCCTTCGGGGATCATCAGGTCGGCGGCGGCGACGGCGCCCGGCAGTTCCGGCACCTTCTCCTCGGCGATGGGAGCGTTCTGGTCGCGCTTCCTGACCATCACCCAGCGCACGTATTCCACCACCATTTCCTGGAGCTGGTTGGTGCCCACCGAGCGGACATAGACCACGCCGGTCTGCTTGTTGGAGTTCTCCTTCAGGCCGATCACCGTCGAGGTGGTGGTGATGGTGTCGCCGGGATAGACCAACTCGCCGAAGCGGCCGACGGCATAGCCCAGATTGGCGACGGCGTTGAGGCTGATGTCGGGCACGGTCTTGCCGAACACCACGTGGAAGGCCAGCAGGTCGTCGACGGGAGCGAGGTGGCCCATGCTCTCGGCGGCCAGTCCGATGGACCTGGCGAACTCGGCCGAGGAATTGACGGCGAAGCGCGAGCCGTACAGCGCGGTGTACATGGCCACATCGCCGGCGGTGACGGTGCGCGGCGTGGCATGGTTGATCACCTGGCCGAGGCGGAAGTCCTCGAAGAAATTACCGGCGTTGGTCTTGGTGCTCATTGTGTCCTCCTTACGCCTTCAATTCGGCGGCCATGGCGGCGATCTGCTCGGCCAGGGCGACGATGCGCCGCGCATTTTCCACGTGCAGGTTCTCGACCAGCTTGCCGTCGACCACCACCACGCCCTTGCCGGCGGCGGTGGCTTCGGCATGGGCGGCGATGATCTTGCGCGACCAGTCGACTTCCTTCCCGGAAGGGGCGAAGACGCGGTTGGCGGCGTCAATGGTCTTGGGGTGGATCAGGGTCTTGCCGTCGAAGCCCAGTTCCAGGCCCTGGACGCAGGAATACTCGAAGCCCTCGTCGTCGTTGAGGTCGAGATAGACGCCGTCCAGCGCCGCCAGGCCGTAGGCGCGGGCGGCCAGCAGGCAAAGCCCCAGGCTGGTGATCATGGGCAGGCGGTCGCGGGTGTGGGCGCAATGCAGGTCCTTGGCCAGATCCGAGGTGCCCATGACGAAGCCGCCCATGCGGGGGCTGGAGCCCGCGATCTCTTCCGCCTTCAGCATGCCGCGCGGCGTTTCCATCATGCACCAGATGGCCATGTCGGCGGGCGCGCCGTTGGCGACCATGATGGCCTCGACCTGACGCACGGTGTCGGCGCTCTCCACCTTGGGGATCAGCACGGCATGCGCCCCCGATGCCGCCGCCGCCGCCACGTCGGCCTGCCCCCAGGGGGTGGCCAGCGAGTTGACGCGGATCAGCAGTTCGCGGGCGCCGTAGCCGCCGGCCTTGACCGCGTCCACCACCTGACGGCGGGCGTCTTCCTTGGCGTCGGGGGCGACCGCATCCTCCAGATCGAGGATCAGGCCGTCGGCGGCGAGCGTCCGGGCTTTTTCCAAGGCGCGCGGATTGGAGCCGGGCATGTAGAGGACGGAACGGCGGGGCCGCGCGGTGGTCGCCATGGACGAAACTCCCAAAAGTGACAAAAGGCGGGGCAGACTACCCGATGGTCTGGTTGCGGCGCAACATTGCATCGTCTATACCGGCTTCGACATGAAGATTCTTTCTTTCCAATCGGCGGTCGCCTTCGGGCACGTGGGCAATTCCGCCGCCATCTTCGCCTTGCAGCGGCTGGGTCTCGAGGCCTGTCCGGTGGATACGGTGCAGTTCTCCAACCATCCCGGCTATGGGATGTGGCGGGGCGGCCCTCACTCCGCCGCTTCGTTGAGCGAGGTATTGGAAGGGTTGGACGGCGCCGGCCTGCTGGAAGGCTGCGGCGCGGTGCTGTCGGGCTATCTGGGGCAGGCCGCAACCGGCGCGGTGGTGGCCGAGGCGGTGCGGCGGCTGCGCGGCTACCATCCCGGCGCTCCCTATCTCTGCGACCCGGTGATGGGGGACGAGGATGGCGGCCTTTACGTGGCCGAGGGCATTCCCGAAATCTTCGCCCGCACCCTGCTGCCCCTGGCCGACATCGCCACCCCCAACCGCTTCGAGCTGGGAATACTGACCGGTCGGTCCATCGACGGCGTCGAGGACGCCATCCAGGCCTCGCGCCAGTTGCTGGAGCGGGGAACCGGGGCGGTGGTGACCACCAGCCTGACGGCCGGCGACGGCATGATCGGCTGTCTGGCGGTGAACGGCGAGGGGGCCTGGATGGTGCGCACGCCGCTGCTGCGCTTCGCTACGCCGCCCAATGGCGGCGGCGATACCCTGTCGGCGCTGCTGCTGGCCCACCGTCTCAAGGGCCGTGATCTGCCCGAGGCCCTGTCCATGGCGGTCTCCAGCCTGTACGGCGTGCTGGAGAAGACCCAGAAAGCCGGCGGGCGGGAACTGGCCCTGGTGGCGGGGCAGGACGAGATCGCCCTGCCCACCCGATTCTTCCCACCCCTGCCGGTCAGGGTATAGCCAATGCCGCGACCGGCGCCAGAGCGGTGCCACCATTTTGGCTGGCGGCCTATCACACTATAGGCCTTATCATTTTCCCTCGCCGTGCGGCTTGACCAAGGCAATTGCCTTGGCCGGGGTTTTGGTCTCTTCTGGCGGCCCTTTTCGCCGTCGAGGTCGTCCCTTGGAGTCCGTCATCCCCTTCCTGCGCGGAATCGCCATCGGTTTCGCCATCGCCGCGCCCATCGGGCCGGTGGGTATTTTATGCATCAGGAAGGCGCTGGCCGACGGGCGGCTGGCCGCCTTCGTGGCCGGGTTGGGGGCGGCGCTGGCCGATTCCCTGTTCGGCGGCGTGGCGGCCTTCGGCATCGGCGCGGTGATGAGCTTCATCGACGGCCAGATGGTCGCCCTGAAGATCGTCGGTGGGGTGTTCATGCTGTGGCTGGGCATCCACACCTGGCGTTCGGCGGCGGTGGCGGTCGAGGCCGAACCGGGCAAAGGCCCCGGCATGCTGCGCGACTTCCTCTCCACCTTCGCCATCACCATCACCAATCCCGGCACCATCTTCGGGGTGGCGGGAGTGTTCGCGGCGCTCGGCCCCGTTGGGCGGCCGGGCATCGGCCTGCCCACCGCCTTGCTGGTGGCTGGCATCTTCAGCGGCTCGGCCCTGTGGTGGCTGACCCTGTCGGCCCTGGCCTCGGCGGCGCGCAACCGCTTCACGCCCGACCGCATGCGGCTGTTCAATCACCTGTCGGGGGCGATGCTGATGGTGTTCGGTCTGGCGGCCGTGGGCAGTCTGCTACTTTAACCGCTTACGCAGCAGAATCTCGGCATTGCCGGGCATGACCAGCCCATCCAGCGGCGCCACCTCGGCGAAGCCGTGCCGGGCATAGAAGGCGCGTGCCGGGGTGTTGAAGTCGGAGACGCAGGCCCACAGATTGTGGGCGACCTCCGCCGCGCTTTTCGCCGCCCAATCCATGACGGTGCCGCCCAGGCCGTGGCCCTGATGCGGGAGCAGGATGGCGAACAGCTCCACATAGGGGCCGCGCAGCCATGGCGAGCGCAAGGCCAGCACGCCAGCCGTCTCGC
The sequence above is drawn from the Magnetospirillum sp. 15-1 genome and encodes:
- the sdhC gene encoding succinate dehydrogenase, cytochrome b556 subunit, producing the protein MTTRTRPLSPHIQVYRMPFTAILSISHRITGIALAVGTIVLAYWLASAAYGPVAYGHAQAVLGSWLGKLVLFGWTGALFYHLCNGIRHLFWDKGRGYEIAEADKSGRMVVGAAAVLTVLAWIFGL
- a CDS encoding MaoC family dehydratase, which encodes MSTKTNAGNFFEDFRLGQVINHATPRTVTAGDVAMYTALYGSRFAVNSSAEFARSIGLAAESMGHLAPVDDLLAFHVVFGKTVPDISLNAVANLGYAVGRFGELVYPGDTITTTSTVIGLKENSNKQTGVVYVRSVGTNQLQEMVVEYVRWVMVRKRDQNAPIAEEKVPELPGAVAAADLMIPEGLKLDAYDTTLAGSPHLWDDYAVGEKVDHVDGMTIEEAEHMMATRLWQNTAKVHFNQYTEGQGRFGRRLIYGGHIISLARALSFNGLGNAFKLVAINGGRHTNPTFAGDTIHAWTEVVEKIEVPGRKDVGALRLRLIATKNQPCAAFPFKAENGKDFDPAVVLDFDYTVLMPRRA
- a CDS encoding CoA ester lyase; translation: MATTARPRRSVLYMPGSNPRALEKARTLAADGLILDLEDAVAPDAKEDARRQVVDAVKAGGYGARELLIRVNSLATPWGQADVAAAAASGAHAVLIPKVESADTVRQVEAIMVANGAPADMAIWCMMETPRGMLKAEEIAGSSPRMGGFVMGTSDLAKDLHCAHTRDRLPMITSLGLCLLAARAYGLAALDGVYLDLNDDEGFEYSCVQGLELGFDGKTLIHPKTIDAANRVFAPSGKEVDWSRKIIAAHAEATAAGKGVVVVDGKLVENLHVENARRIVALAEQIAAMAAELKA
- the pdxY gene encoding pyridoxal kinase PdxY: MKILSFQSAVAFGHVGNSAAIFALQRLGLEACPVDTVQFSNHPGYGMWRGGPHSAASLSEVLEGLDGAGLLEGCGAVLSGYLGQAATGAVVAEAVRRLRGYHPGAPYLCDPVMGDEDGGLYVAEGIPEIFARTLLPLADIATPNRFELGILTGRSIDGVEDAIQASRQLLERGTGAVVTTSLTAGDGMIGCLAVNGEGAWMVRTPLLRFATPPNGGGDTLSALLLAHRLKGRDLPEALSMAVSSLYGVLEKTQKAGGRELALVAGQDEIALPTRFFPPLPVRV
- a CDS encoding LysE family transporter; the protein is MESVIPFLRGIAIGFAIAAPIGPVGILCIRKALADGRLAAFVAGLGAALADSLFGGVAAFGIGAVMSFIDGQMVALKIVGGVFMLWLGIHTWRSAAVAVEAEPGKGPGMLRDFLSTFAITITNPGTIFGVAGVFAALGPVGRPGIGLPTALLVAGIFSGSALWWLTLSALASAARNRFTPDRMRLFNHLSGAMLMVFGLAAVGSLLL
- a CDS encoding GNAT family N-acetyltransferase, which encodes MTTTIALDGGALRPLATADAAPLALMLAAMDPWTRLGYSASALERYLDREDGALSRWIIQRHGETAGVLALRSPWLRGPYVELFAILLPHQGHGLGGTVMDWAAKSAAEVAHNLWACVSDFNTPARAFYARHGFAEVAPLDGLVMPGNAEILLRKRLK